The following are encoded together in the Vigna angularis cultivar LongXiaoDou No.4 chromosome 9, ASM1680809v1, whole genome shotgun sequence genome:
- the LOC108346467 gene encoding putative disease resistance protein At4g19050 translates to MPSSVRLPTLALRRPANGTAWLGGRRRTPAALDGAKTATSTGGAYPARAVVAGSKKRRKEGFIRNSQIAAAFSNQNVGRSNADTCAVSKCYQIWLFEYHFPFQFLTSSPRAKAWLKKQLILLDLYETRVGKVKDVVEKLKSKRDAIQHTVDEEERRHGRRIHDEVKEWMESVDKLIRAYEDFHNDEICHKCAVFDFFNSGYLPKPGIRYRRSRKANDITKQANGLLQNAKFDILSYWSGPPSMATFFSNLGYESYSSRKETVKKITAEFQKPDVRTIGLHGLSGVGKTSLVKEVVKKALKDKMFEVVTMASVTKSPDVRKIQGQIADMLGIVLEEESDIARAARIHQILNNENNSTLIILDDLWEQVNFNLLGIPCELEKEDGLTKVQGKPLDVDSLKNVVSDGKSLGTADWVNVKRGGFLGGSSKNVSEGKSPLDASERVKAEHSVPQYKGCKILMISEIKQVLLKQMEGKEESIFPVEVLKEKEAEMLFKKKAGISGKNSEYDKLAAQIASKCKGLPMTIVTTARALKNKSLSVWDETNRKLESQNLTGAPEFSTKLSYELLVDEELKDTFLLCARMGHDALIMDLVKYCIGFGFLRGVNTARQTRDRVYTLVGKLKESGLLSDSYSSDHFTMPDTVRRAALSIEHEENQLFTMTKGKLDEWPDKLERYTAISLHHCDFIEDFSGRIEYPRLRVLQIVNNIPRPNIPKNFFKGVKELRVLILTGIHLSLIDSSISSLHKLRMLCLEQCCILDEELSILGELKRLRVLSFSGSDIKSLPDELNELKMLQIFDISNCSKLKKIPRGVMSSLVSLEELYMRNTLIQWEDEEQTCQSKTALLSDLKHLNQLTTLDIQIPNVLYLPKNLFFDKLDSYKIAIGDLSSFLETGFQMPEIYETLKFLAVQLVNGSDIHSLLGIKMLFEGVENLFLELNTVHEKHSVREARNIVHDLFYRLNLKGFPCLRYLWIVNNSTIQSLIHPKDRQHHEKAFPKLESLHLYNLKMDEICSCKLSEPSFGKLKVIKINLCRELKNVFSISMVGLLKVLETIEVSECSSLKEIINVGPPINLENTELLMLPELRYLKLQSLSEFIGFDAIPSIHEGERKLFHEKVGVSKLERLELSSIQIDVIWSVNQSSERLSFENLTHLDVNGCWNLKSLMSFTMAKSLVNLRSLYVSECGKMTSIFLSEQDTEKDIMGSIFPKLKNMKLCSIISLSKIWYPKLPSDSCNKLETLIIEECHRLENALEGIFGSLCNLRVRNCRSMQAIFNIGEQVGDVANNLQDVHLETLPKLELVWKSNDEDLVGIPKFNNLKKIWAQVCDNLEYIFPFYVAKNLDNLESLVVCDCRGLSKIVAEKHVTNTDTAKFIFPKLSTIKFSHLPKLTSFYPTSYDLSCPLNELSIEFCNNLEPFNNGTEHAQTNPVHALFPEEVINNLKSMQIEFWHAKSPNSYMGKGNHRRDNLEELSLSRLTNTEILYSFLYRNPNLKSLSLNYCFFEKIVPPKEDTEIENLGVVPNLKSLMLIDLFNLKELSFEPDIILERLEFLILKNCCLMITIAPSSVSFTRLTNLEVVNCDRLQSLMTASTAKSLVQLNTMKVVKCESLMEIVRKDGEQSDRIVFQQLKALELVSLKNLKSLCVSDCDFEFPSLEKLVVSACYNMDKFSNRVTISPILQNVHVVHGKENKRCCWEGDINATVQKIFKEKKFFEGMEEISLSEHQELQETWQPGADLQKKNSWFYSLKILKLENCVIQPCAIPSNILPYLRSLKELQVQGCNNIEVIFEMNAEEGTGSTFHLQKLTLQKLPKLKDVWERNGKGTENFQNLKLVNVKNCENLQTVFPLTLAKSLKKVDELEIVDCRELYEIVRKEDDTAAVFVFPCLTTLALGELPKLTYFYPESFTLECSALHEMNVWNCPELKLFESTNRQSIFFHLKVINMQYVLG, encoded by the exons ATGCCGTCTTCGGTTCGTCTGCCAACACTGGCGCTGCGGCGACCCGCAAACGGAACTGCGTGGCTGGGTGGAAGACGACGGACACCGGCGGCACTGGATGGAGCGAAAACGGCAACGTCTACGGGCGGCGCGTATCCGGCGAGAGCTGTGGTGGCTGGTtcgaagaaaagaaggaaagaag GTTTCATCAGAAATTCTCAGATTGCAGCAGCTTTTTCCAACCAAAACGTGGGCCGCTCAAACGCTGACACGTGTGCTGTGTCCAAATGTTAtcaaatttggttgttcgagtatcattttccttttcaattctTGACATCGTCACCTCGAGCAAAGGCGTGGCTAAAGAAGCAATTGATTCTATTGGACTTGTACGAGACAAGAGTTGGTAAAGTAAAAGATGTTGTGGAGAAGCTCAAGAGCAAGAGAGATGCTATTCAGCATACAGTTGATGAGGAAGAACGCCGACATGGAAGAAGAATTCACGATGAAGTTAAAGAATGGATGGAGAGTGTGGATAAACTCATTCGCGCATATGAGGATTTCCACAATGATGAAATATGCCATAAATGTGCGGTGTTTGACTTTTTCAACAGTGGTTACCTTCCGAAGCCAGGGATAAGGTATCGTCGAAGTAGAAAAGCAAATGATATCACAAAGCAGGCAAATGGGTTACTGCAAAATGCAAAGTTTGACATTTTATCTTATTGGTCTGGCCCACCCTCCATGGCTACCTTTTTTTCAAACCTTGGTTATGAAAGTTATTCATCAAGAAAAGAAACTGTGAAAAAGATTACTGCTGAATTTCAAAAGCCAGATGTTAGAACGATCGGTCTTCATGGGTTGAGTGGCGTTGGCAAGACATCTTTAGTCAAAGAGGTTGTGAAGAAAGCCTTGAAAGATAAGATGTTCGAAGTGGTGACCATGGCAAGTGTAACAAAAAGCCCTGACGTAAGAAAAATCCAGGGACAAATTGCTGATATGTTGGGGATTGTATTGGAGGAGGAAAGTGACATTGCAAGAGCTGCTAGGATACACCAGATATTGAATAATGAGAATAATAGTACGCTCATAATCCTAGACGATCTTTGGGAACAAGTGAACTTTAACTTGCTGGGAATTCCTTGTGAATTAGAGAAAGAAGATGGCCTAACAAAAGTCCAAGGAAAACCCCTTGATGTTGATAGCTTGAAGAATGTTGTCAGTGATGGAAAATCCCTCGGTACTGCTGACTGGGTGAATGTCAAGAGAGGAGGATTCCTTGGTGGTAGTTCGAAGAATGTCAGTGAAGGAAAATCCCCCCTTGATGCTTCTGAACGAGTGAAAGCAGAACACTCTGTTCCTCAGTACAAAGGGTGCAAGATTTTGATGATTTCTGAAATCAAACAAGTGTTGTTAAAACAAATGGAAGGGAAAGAAGAGAGTATTTTCCCCGTGGAAGTCTTAAAGGAGAAGGAAGCAGAGATGTTGTTCAAGAAAAAGGCAGGAATAAGTGGTAAGAATTCTGAATATGACAAATTAGCAGCTCAAATTGCTAGCAAGTGTAAAGGGTTGCCAATGACAATAGTTACGACTGCAAGGGCATTGAAAAATAAGAGTCTTTCTGTATGGGACGAAACTAATCGAAAACTTGAATCTCAAAACTTAACTGGAGCACCTGAATTTTCTACAAAGTTGAGTTATGAGCTCTTAGTAGATGAGGAACTCAAGGACACTTTCTTGCTTTGTGCTCGCATGGGTCATGATGCATTGATTATGGACTTGGTCAAATATTGTATTGGTTTCGGTTTTCTTCGAGGAGTCAACACAGCAAGGCAAACCAGAGACAGAGTATATACATTGGTTGGAAAGTTAAAAGAGTCAGGTCTGTTGTCGGACAGTTATTCAAGTGATCATTTTACCATGCCAGATACTGTTCGCAGAGCAGCTTTGTCCATAGAACATGAGgaaaatcaattgtttacaaTGACAAAGGGAAAGCTAGATGAATGGCCTGATAAACTTGAAAGGTATACTGCAATTTCATTACATCATTGTGACTTCATTGAAGATTTTTCTGGGAGAATAGAGTATCCAAGACTTAGAGTCCTTCAAATTGTCAATAATATTCCACGTCCGAATATACCCAAAAACTTCTTCAAAGGAGTGAAAGAACTTAGAGTGTTGATATTGACTGGTATTCATCTCTCActcattgattcttcaatttcATCCTTGCATAAACTTAGAATGCTTTGTTTGGAGCAATGTTGCATCCTAGATGAAGAATTATCCATCCTAGGAGAGCTGAAAAGGTTAAGAGTTCTTAGTTTTTCAGGATCTGATATTAAAAGTTTGCCAGATGAgttgaatgagttaaaaatgCTACAAATTTTTGACATAAGTAATTGctctaaacttaaaaaaattccaCGTGGTGTCATGTCTAGCTTGGTAAGTCTGGAGGAGTTGTATATGAGAAATACCTTGATTCAATGGGAGGATGAAGAACAAACATGTCAAAGTAAAACAGCTCTTCTTTCTGATTTGAAACATTTGAATCAATTGACAACTCTAGACATACAAATCCCAAATGTTTTGTATTTGCCAAAGAATTTGTTTTTTGACAAGTTAGATAGTTACAAGATTGCTATTGGAGATTTGAGTTCATTTTTAGAGACTGGTTTCCAGATGCCAGAGATATATGAAACATTGAAATTTTTGGCTGTACAATTGGTAAATGGATCTGACATTCATTCTCTATTGGGGATTAAAATGCTGTTTGAAGGAGTTGAAAATTTGTTTCTAGAACTTAATACTGTCCATGAAAAGCATAGTGTCCGTGAAGCCCGTAATATTGTCCATGACCTTTTTTATAGATTGAATTTAAAAGGATTTCCATGTCTCAGATATTTGTGGATTGTAAATAATTCTACCATTCAATCTCTCATACATCCAAAGGACAGGCAGCACCATGAGAAAGCTTTTCCAAAATTGGAGTCATTGCATCTCTATAATCTCAAGATGGATGAAATATGCTCATGTAAACTTTCAGAACCCTCCTTTGGTAAACTGAAAGTCATTAAGATCAATCTCTGTCGTGAATTGAAGAATGTATTCTCAATTTCCATGGTTGGACTTTTAAAAGTTTTAGAAACAATTGAAGTTTCTGAATGTAGCTCTTTGAAGGAAATTATCAATGTGGGACCACCAATCAACCTTGAAAATACTGAGCTTCTTATGCTTCCTGAATTACGCTATTTGAAGCTACAATCTTTGTCTGAGTTCATTGGGTTTGATGCCATTCCTTCTATACACGAAGGGGAAAGAAAACTCTTCCATGAAAAG GTTGGAGTTTCAAAATTAGAGAGACTAGAGTTGTCCTCAATCCAGATTGACGTAATATGGAGTGTCAACCAATCTTCAGAAAGattatcttttgaaaatttgaCTCATTTGGACGTGAATGGTTGTTGGAATTTAAAATCTTTGATGTCATTTACAATGGCCAAGAGTCTGGTGAATCTTCGAAGTCTTTATGTAAGTGAATGTGGGAAGATGACAAGTATCTTCCTCTCTGAACAAGATACAGAGAAGGATATTATG GGTAGCATCTTTCCAAAATTGAAGAATATGAAACTTTGCAGCATTATTAGTCTGAGTAAGATATGGTATCCCAAACTCCCTTCTGACTCCTGTAACAAACTAGAGACTCTAATCATTGAGGAGTGTCACAGACTTGAAAATGCATTGGAGGGAATATTTGGGAGTCTATGCAACTTGAGAGTTAGAAATTGCAGGTCCATGCAAGCAATATTTAATATAGGTGAGCAAGTTGGGGATGTAGCTAATAATTTGCAAGATGTTCATTTAGAAACACTCCCAAAATTGGAACTTGTATGGAAATCGAATGATGAAGACCTCGTAGGAATTCCTAAGTTTAACAATCTGAAAAAGATATGGGCTCAAGTTTGTGACAACTTGGAATATATATTTCCATTTTATGTAGCCAAGAATCTTGATAATCTTGAATCTCTTGTGGTTTGTGATTGCCGTGGATTGAGTAAAATTGTTGCTGAAAAGCATGTTACCAACACGGATACAGCCAAATTTATCTTTCCTAAACTAAGCACCATCAAATTTTCACACCTGCCAAAACTTACGAGTTTTTATCCAACGAGTTATGATTTATCATGTCCATTGAATGAGCTGTCTATTGAATTTTGTAACAATCTGGAACCATTCAACAACGGAACCGAGCATGCACAAACAAATCCTGTGCATGcactctttcctgaagag GTAATCAATAACTTGAAGTCCATGCAAATTGAGTTTTGGCACGCAAAGTCACCAAACAGCTATATGGGCAAAGGGAACCATCGAAGGGATAACTTAGAAGAGCTTTCCTTATCTAGATTAACTAATACTGAGATTTTATACTCTTTCCTATATAGAAATCCTAATTTGAAAAGCCTATCACTGAATTATTGTTTCTTTGAAAAGATAGTACCCCCAAAGGAAGATACTGAAATTGAAAACTTGGGAGTAGTTCCAAATCTGAAAAGCTTGATGTTGATAGACTTGTTCAATCTCAAAGAGCTAAGCTTTGAACCAGACATAATTCTTGAAAGGTTAGAGTTCTTGATTTTGAAGAACTGTTGTCTTATGATTACTATAGCACCTTCCTCTGTATCTTTTACTCGCTTGACAAATCTAGAAGTGGTCAATTGTGATCGATTGCAAAGTCTCATGACAGCATCTACGGCAAAAAGTTTGGTTCAGCTCAACACCATGAAGGTAGTGAAATGTGAATCGCTGATGGAAATAGTAAGAAAGGATGGAGAACAATCTGACAGAATTGTTTTTCAACAATTGAAAGCCCTCGAGCTTGTTTCACTGAAGAACCTTAAGAGTTTATGTGTCTCTGATTGTGACTTTGAATTCCCATCTTTGGAGAAATTAGTTGTGAGCGCATGTTATAATATGGATAAATTTTCAAACAGAGTCACCATCTCAccaattttacaaaatgtaCATGTTGTACATGGAAAAGAGAACAAACGATGCTGTTGGGAAGGAGATATAAATGCTACAGTACAAAAAATATTCAAGGAAAAG AAATTTTTTGAAGGCATGGAGGAGATAAGCCTTTCGGAACATCAAGAACTACAAGAAACTTGGCAACCAGGAGCTGATCTGCAAAAGAAAAATAGCTGGTTttatagtttgaaaattttgaagcttgagaactgtgtaattCAACCATGTGCAATTCCATCTAATATTCTTCCTTATTTGAGGAGCTTAAAAGAACTGCAGGTACAAGGTTGCAACAATATAGAGGTAATTTTTGAGATGAATGCTGAAGAGGGTACTGGATCTACATTTCACTTGCAGAAGTTGACTTTACAAAAGCTACCAAAACTTAAGGATGTGTGGGAAAGAAACGGTAAAGGAACCGAGAACTTTCAAAATCTGAAGCTAGTCAATGTCAAGAACTGTGAAAATCTGCAAACTGTGTTTCCTTTGACCTTGGCAAAAAGTCTTAAGAAGGTTGACGAACTTGAAATAGTAGATTGTCGTGAATTGTATGAAATTGTTAGAAAGGAAGACGACACAGCAGCGGTGTTTGTGTTCCCTTGCTTAACTACACTGGCTCTTGGTGAACTGCCAAAGCTCACTTACTTTTACCCAGAATCATTTACTTTGGAATGCTCTGCGTTACATGAAATGAACGTGTGGAATTGTCCAGAGTTGAAGCTATTTGAAAGTACTAACAGACAATCCATTTTCTTTCATCTGAAGGTAATTAACATGCAATATGTATTAGGATAA